From one Sulfurimonas sp. genomic stretch:
- a CDS encoding sugar phosphate nucleotidyltransferase — MKAVVMAGGFGSRIQPLTNSRPKPMLPIVNRPMMEHTMMTLKDIGITEFIVLLYFKPDIIKDYFKDGSEFGIKISYVLPDDDYGTAGAVKLAQELIGDENFIIISGDLVTDFDFKKILDFHESKESQLSIVLTSVENPLQFGVVIANEENVIEKFLEKPSWGEVFSDTINTGIYIIEPEILNYIPENKNFDFAKDLFPLLMQSNIPLMGYNLEGYWRDVGNPESYRDVYDDILTGRVNFKIPGKSEVYPDGTLYSDTPYQFDKSIDIIGNVVIGKNVIIKKNVKLNNVVIGDNVTIDSDSKISNSVLWNDVVIGHNTKLNNCVICNDNTIGKNVSAKVGLILAEGCEIGELSRFEQDVTIWPEKSIESASIVSHNLVWGSRYKNSIFQDGTVTGKSNIELSCEMATKLAEAFAAQLPIGSKVAVGRDYDKNSRMLKRAFLGGLLSGGVDVLDLKNTARAVLRYTISHDDTIVGGAHFKQAMEDPTSSQITLFNHEGLRIGTNISKDIEKAFFTEKFRRVDYSLVGEIHETLHHKECQSYKVAFEDSIRSSLSKCDTFSVAVDMMHSSTADILPGILNDLGIENIVLNTYHDEKKLFNIDGLKKNSKSNISSIVKSLGCNMGVIIYPNEQYIRLVTDEGEVLDKIRGLLAVLHLINMTDEGKTKKVLLPTWAPDIVEFENLEIERGKYADYDAKKLKEYELIATVDGNYTFTEFGATRDAMYASIKIMELVTCNGVKLSDVSKCIEKFDYRMIKVECTQALKGKMMRKFLESAKGKKSSSIDGVKIWENNTDWILMIPDQYTDHINLYIQAKDKASGEVIYNSYKDKIAQWSQE, encoded by the coding sequence ATGAAGGCTGTCGTGATGGCAGGTGGATTTGGAAGTAGGATTCAACCACTTACAAATTCTAGACCTAAACCTATGTTACCTATTGTAAACCGTCCTATGATGGAACATACAATGATGACATTAAAAGATATTGGTATTACAGAGTTTATAGTTTTACTTTATTTTAAACCAGATATTATTAAAGACTATTTTAAAGATGGCAGTGAATTTGGGATTAAAATATCTTATGTGCTTCCAGATGATGATTATGGAACAGCAGGGGCTGTAAAACTTGCTCAAGAGCTTATAGGAGATGAAAACTTCATCATAATAAGCGGTGACCTTGTAACGGACTTTGATTTTAAAAAGATTTTAGATTTCCATGAAAGCAAAGAATCTCAGCTGTCCATAGTATTAACATCTGTTGAGAATCCTTTACAGTTTGGTGTTGTTATTGCAAACGAAGAAAACGTAATAGAGAAGTTTTTAGAAAAACCAAGTTGGGGTGAAGTGTTTAGTGACACAATAAATACTGGTATATATATTATAGAGCCAGAGATTCTTAACTATATTCCTGAAAATAAAAATTTTGACTTCGCTAAAGATCTTTTTCCTTTACTTATGCAAAGCAATATACCACTTATGGGTTATAATCTTGAAGGATATTGGCGCGATGTAGGTAATCCTGAGAGTTATAGAGACGTATATGATGATATATTGACTGGGCGTGTAAATTTTAAAATTCCAGGTAAATCAGAAGTGTATCCTGATGGAACTTTATATAGTGACACACCTTATCAGTTTGACAAAAGCATCGATATTATAGGAAATGTTGTTATAGGTAAAAATGTAATAATTAAAAAGAATGTCAAACTAAACAACGTAGTTATAGGTGATAACGTTACAATTGACAGTGACTCTAAGATTAGTAATTCAGTTTTATGGAATGATGTAGTTATAGGCCACAATACAAAGTTAAACAACTGTGTTATCTGTAATGATAATACAATAGGTAAAAATGTTAGCGCGAAAGTCGGTTTAATTCTTGCAGAAGGTTGTGAAATCGGAGAACTTAGCCGCTTTGAGCAAGATGTTACTATATGGCCTGAAAAAAGCATCGAATCAGCTTCAATTGTAAGTCATAACCTTGTATGGGGAAGTCGTTATAAAAATTCAATTTTTCAAGACGGTACAGTTACCGGAAAAAGTAATATTGAACTTTCATGTGAAATGGCAACAAAACTAGCTGAAGCATTTGCTGCGCAACTACCAATAGGTTCTAAAGTTGCCGTTGGACGTGATTACGATAAAAATTCTCGTATGTTAAAACGTGCATTTTTAGGAGGTCTGCTTTCAGGAGGTGTTGATGTACTTGATCTTAAAAATACAGCACGTGCAGTATTAAGATATACGATTTCTCATGATGATACAATAGTTGGCGGAGCTCATTTTAAACAGGCAATGGAGGATCCTACAAGTTCACAAATTACTCTTTTTAATCACGAAGGACTTCGCATAGGAACAAATATATCAAAAGATATAGAAAAAGCATTTTTTACAGAAAAATTTCGTCGTGTGGATTACTCTTTAGTTGGAGAGATTCATGAAACTCTGCATCATAAAGAGTGTCAAAGCTATAAGGTGGCATTTGAAGACAGTATTAGAAGCAGTCTGTCTAAGTGTGATACTTTCAGTGTAGCAGTTGATATGATGCATAGCTCCACTGCAGATATTTTACCTGGTATTTTAAATGATCTTGGAATTGAAAATATCGTTTTAAATACTTATCACGATGAGAAAAAACTTTTTAATATTGATGGATTAAAGAAAAACTCAAAATCAAATATCTCTTCAATTGTAAAAAGTCTGGGATGTAATATGGGTGTAATAATATATCCAAATGAACAGTACATAAGACTTGTTACTGATGAAGGTGAGGTGTTAGATAAGATAAGAGGTCTTTTAGCCGTACTGCATTTGATAAATATGACAGATGAGGGAAAAACAAAAAAAGTCCTCCTTCCTACATGGGCTCCTGATATAGTTGAATTTGAAAACCTAGAGATTGAGCGTGGAAAATACGCAGATTATGATGCTAAAAAATTAAAAGAGTATGAATTGATCGCTACGGTAGATGGAAACTATACGTTTACGGAGTTTGGTGCTACACGTGATGCTATGTATGCATCTATTAAAATAATGGAGCTTGTAACCTGCAACGGTGTAAAACTCTCAGATGTGTCAAAATGTATTGAAAAATTTGATTATAGGATGATCAAAGTTGAGTGTACACAAGCACTTAAAGGTAAGATGATGCGTAAATTTTTAGAGAGTGCAAAAGGGAAAAAATCATCATCTATAGATGGTGTTAAGATATGGGAAAATAATACAGACTGGATATTAATGATTCCGGATCAGTATACAGATCATATCAACCTTTACATTCAAGCTAAAGACAAAGCTTCCGGGGAAGTTATTTATAACAGCTATAAAGATAAAATAGCTCAATGGTCACAAGAATAA
- a CDS encoding isoamylase early set domain-containing protein: MVKITKKGQKAWVTFSIVPDGVESVSVCGEWNDWQDEPMKVKKSGEFYITKVLPVDNEFQFGYRINDEQWHHDSELDSVPSPFGSMNALLKI; encoded by the coding sequence ATGGTTAAAATTACAAAAAAAGGTCAAAAGGCTTGGGTTACATTTAGTATTGTACCTGATGGTGTTGAAAGTGTTAGTGTTTGTGGTGAGTGGAATGATTGGCAAGATGAGCCGATGAAAGTAAAAAAGAGTGGTGAGTTTTATATTACAAAGGTTTTACCTGTTGATAACGAGTTCCAGTTTGGATATCGTATAAACGATGAACAATGGCACCATGATAGTGAGTTAGATTCAGTACCATCACCGTTTGGTTCTATGAATGCGCTTTTAAAAATTTAA
- the glgP gene encoding alpha-glucan family phosphorylase: MNLFSYHINEKYNTRCAYFSMEFAIDQSLKIYSGGLGFLSGSHMRSVYDLKQSVIGVGLLWSYGYYDQARNEDRTLRVQYTRKNYYFLEELAVSVKVKIHNEDVVVKAYLLHPDIFGTAPIILLSTDTEENDYLSRTITHKLYDGNERTRVAQEIVLGIGGVKILEALNQSVDIYHMNEGHSLPLVYQLYNKYKDMEEVKKRVVFTTHTPEKAGNEEHDINFLYEMGFFSGLSLEQVREISCTNADNNFSITVGALRAAKIANAVSKIHGEVANNMWSKVEKRCDIISITNAQNKKFWTDKTLIRALDEHEDYELIARKMHLKKLLFAIVADQTGKMFDPEILTIVWARRFAEYKRPGLLKYDLERFVQLIKRTEMPVQIIWAGKPYPTDQGAVEIFNELIHISDHYANIAVLTGYELELSRLLKEGSDVWLNTPRITREASGTSGMTASMNGSIHVSMDDGWHPEFARDGANSFTIPPVDHTLPIEEQDRIDNKNMMDILENKVIPTYYNEPKKWVEIMKNAMTDVEFDFNSGRMAAEYYLYMYDYKVE, translated from the coding sequence ATGAATTTGTTTTCATATCATATTAATGAAAAATACAATACTAGGTGTGCTTATTTCTCAATGGAATTTGCTATTGATCAATCGTTAAAGATTTATTCAGGGGGACTTGGTTTTTTATCAGGTTCACATATGAGAAGTGTGTACGATTTAAAACAGAGCGTAATAGGCGTGGGTCTACTTTGGAGTTACGGTTATTACGATCAAGCCCGCAATGAAGATCGTACTTTAAGAGTACAATACACACGTAAAAATTACTACTTTTTAGAAGAGTTGGCAGTATCTGTTAAGGTTAAGATTCATAATGAAGATGTGGTTGTAAAAGCATATTTACTTCATCCTGATATTTTTGGTACAGCTCCAATAATTCTTCTTTCTACAGATACAGAGGAAAACGACTATCTATCAAGAACTATCACACACAAACTATATGATGGTAATGAGCGTACACGTGTAGCTCAAGAGATTGTACTGGGTATTGGTGGTGTCAAGATTCTAGAAGCACTTAACCAATCAGTAGATATATACCATATGAACGAAGGACATTCTCTGCCTTTAGTTTATCAACTATACAACAAATATAAAGATATGGAAGAAGTAAAGAAACGTGTAGTTTTTACAACACATACACCTGAAAAAGCAGGTAACGAAGAACACGATATAAATTTCTTATATGAGATGGGATTCTTTTCGGGATTATCACTTGAGCAAGTCAGAGAAATAAGTTGTACAAATGCTGATAATAACTTTAGTATAACGGTTGGAGCACTCCGTGCTGCAAAGATTGCAAACGCTGTTTCAAAGATTCACGGTGAAGTAGCTAATAATATGTGGTCTAAAGTAGAAAAACGTTGCGATATCATATCTATTACAAATGCTCAAAACAAAAAGTTTTGGACAGATAAAACACTTATTAGAGCATTAGATGAGCATGAAGACTATGAGCTTATTGCTCGTAAGATGCACCTTAAAAAATTACTTTTTGCTATCGTAGCAGACCAAACCGGGAAAATGTTTGATCCAGAGATACTGACTATTGTATGGGCACGTCGTTTTGCCGAGTATAAGCGTCCTGGTCTTTTAAAATATGACCTTGAGCGTTTTGTCCAACTGATCAAACGTACAGAGATGCCGGTACAGATTATCTGGGCAGGCAAACCTTATCCTACAGATCAAGGTGCAGTTGAGATATTTAATGAACTTATTCATATTAGTGATCATTATGCAAACATAGCTGTTTTAACAGGGTATGAGCTTGAGTTATCTCGTCTTTTAAAAGAGGGAAGTGATGTGTGGTTAAATACACCTCGTATAACTCGTGAAGCAAGTGGTACAAGTGGTATGACAGCAAGCATGAATGGTTCTATCCATGTATCAATGGACGATGGCTGGCATCCAGAATTCGCACGTGATGGTGCCAACTCTTTTACCATACCTCCAGTAGATCATACTCTTCCTATAGAAGAACAAGATCGTATTGACAATAAAAATATGATGGATATTTTAGAAAACAAAGTAATACCTACATATTATAACGAACCTAAAAAATGGGTTGAGATAATGAAAAATGCTATGACAGATGTAGAATTTGATTTTAATTCAGGTCGTATGGCAGCAGAATATTATCTTTATATGTATGACTATAAAGTAGAATAA